TCTACGCGACAGGTCTTACCCACGATGAGCAGGGTTACCCGAGTGATAGTGACTCTGTGCAGATTGAACTAGTCCAGCGGCTCAGTGACAAGATCCTCAAACACTCGGATGATATCATTGAGGTCGAGGAGTTCATGCTCGATGACGCCGAGATTGGTGTGATAGCCTATGGCACACCATCCAGAAGTGCAAAGAGCGCAATCAAGGTGGCCAGAGAGGACGGAATCAAGGCAGGCCTCCTGCGCCTCAAGACAGTCTGGCCCTTCCCGAAGGAACATATCGCCAGACTTGCGTCACATGTCAAGAAACTCGTTGTGCCCGAGCAGAATCTGGGCCAAGTGTACTACATGGTCAGGGCCGAGGCCGGAACCACTCCAGTCCATCTCATGCCAAAGCCAGCAGGGACGCCCCATCTTCCGAGTGAGATACTCCAGAAGATTAGAGAGCTCGCCTGAGCAGTGTTGTGCCAGCCGTCTGCTCTGGTGCAAGACCTATAGATATCGGGTTCGCAGCAGCTGTCCGGGGAACCGAGGCCAACTCGACACCCCGGTTGATTGAGGGAAGTGGAGTGACACCAGTAGCGCTCCCTGTGCATGACAACAGACTTGTGTCCGACTCAGTCCGCACGAGGATCAACGGTTGTGTGTCGGTCTCTGCCCTGTCGTTGACCGTCACTGTGGCTTGTGCGACAGACCGGACAAGATGGACAAACTTTTAACACGCCCTTCTAGAGCGTGACTTGAACCCATATGACGGTCTCCACTCCTAGTGTCCTTCGACACCCGATGGCCAAGTACATCAGAACAGACAGGATGCCGTGGATCTACTGCCCTGGATGTTCAATCGGGATTGTCACAAATATGCTGATTCGGGCAATCGACAGCATCGGAATCGACTTTTCGAAGGTTGTGGTGGTGTCAGGTATCGGATGCACGGGTAGGACATCAGGGTACATCAAGACGGGTACATTTCACACGACACATGGTCGGGCGATTCCCTTTGCAACGGGGGTCAAGATTGCCAATCCTGAACTGGAGGTAATCGTGGTCGCGGGCGACGGGGACCTGGCTGCTATTGGAGGAAACCACCTCATACACGCCTGCCGACGCAATGTAGACATGACTATCCTCTGTGTGAACAACTTCAACTATGGTATGACAGGCGGTCAGTTTGGACCGACAACAGAACATGAACGATACTCTCAGACTAGCCCACCACCCATTGGCAACATTGAGCACCCATTCAATCTCGCAAAGCTGGCAGCATCATCAGGAGCAACCTTTGTGGCGAGGTGGACTGCGGTCCAAGTGCGACGAGCAACGAAGTCCATAGAGAAGGGGATCCTGAAGAAAGGACTGTCATTCATTGAGATTGTGGGAGCATGCCCCACTGCATACGGACGAAACAACCGTCTGGGTGATGGTGTCGAGATGCACCGACACTTGCTGAAGGTCTCCGAGATACAGAACGGCTTACCGCCTCACGAGGCGGAGCTGCACTACGAAACACGAATAGTGTGCGGGGAGTTTGTGGACATTGAGAAGCCAGAATACACAGAGGTGCTCAGACAGATGCATGCCAAGCTCAAGAGGTGAGACAGATGGGCAGATATGAGATACGTATAGGCGGGTTCGGAGGACAGGGCGTTGTCACCATGGCAGTGGTAATAGGAGAGACTGCGTCACTCTATGATGGAAAGCATGTCGTTCAGACGCAGTCGTATGGTCCGGAGGCTAGAGGTGGTGCGAGCAAGAGCGAGATTATCATAGATGACGAGGAGATAGACTACCCCAAGGTCCTGAACCCTGATGTCTTTGTGGTCCTGAGCCGTGCCGCATACCTGAACTATATCCAAGGACTCAAGGAAGGAGGGACTCTGATACTTGACGAGGACCTTGTGAAGGTGGAGAGCCAACTGCCAGAGGGAGTGAAGGTATACAAGGTGCCAGCCACACGCATTGCAGACAAGGATGTGGGTAACAAACAGGCGCTGAACGTCGTGATGCTCGGTGCCTTTGCAGCAATAACAGGAGCCATCTCAATCGAGGGGCTCAGGAAGCAGGTGGAGGAGCGCTGGCCCAGATTTGTCAAGATGAACCTCCTAGCACTTGACCTCGGAATAAAGGCGGGACAGACGGCACTGGCCGCCTCAACATGAACACATCATTTCTGCAGACTGGCCGTGCTGTGATGGGCTCTGTTTCCAGGCGAGCAGACTGGAGTCGCGACTATTGTTCAAGAGCAAGAGTCGCAGCACCAAGAGCTCCGGTCAGCTGGGGGTTCTCTGGGGTCCAGAGGTCGCAGTCAAGCAGGCGGGAGAGGTAGTATCTGAACGCAGGATTAAGAGAGACACCCCCTGTTATACCGACCGGCCTCTCAATCCCAAGCCTCTTTGACAGTGCAGCCACCTTCGTTGCCATCGCCAGATGAATGCCCGCAGCAATGTCCTCTGCAGAGTCGCCCGAACCGATCCTGCCAATGACTTCACTCTCTGCAAAGACCGTACAAGTGCTGCTTATTGAGCATGGAGAGGACGACCTTAGAGCAAGAGGCCCCAGCTCATCGATGGCAACCCCTAGGACCCGAGCCATCACCTCAAGAAAACGCCCAGTGCCAGCTGAACACTTGTCATTGAGTTCGAAGTCACTGGGGCGTCCGTTCGCGCCTATCCGGATTGCCTTCGAGTCCTGACCACCCACATCAATCAGAAGACGAATGCTCGGGTTCAGAAGGTGCACCCCGATGCTGTGGCAGGTTATCTCCGTCACCGTCCTCGTTGCAGAGGCCACCGAACCACGTCCATATCCCGTTGACACTATCGGACAGTCCTCCACAGGAATCCCTGTGACCGAACGGAGGATGTCGAGTACTTGCTGCGTAGCCTCTGCAACAGAACTGCCCGAGGACATGATGTGACTTCCCAACACCCGCCCCGTGGAGGACAGGATGAGCCCCTTCGTAGTTGTGGACCCTATGTCCAGTCCGATACCCGCATCGTGTCGCCGTGACATGACCCTTGCCTCACGTCAGCATCTCAAGTAGTGCCTCGATGCGGGTCTGCACCTGTGCCTCATTGAACAGTCTACTGTCCACCATGTCGCCCTCAATGACCACGCCGGGCACTCCGGTCCTCTCCGTCACCATCTCCTTTGTGACGAGTTGTCCCAGCGAGTAGCGCTTGCAGGACCGGACCGAGAACATGACAAAGCCATCCAGATGGTAGTCTCGTATCAGGCTGCACATCTTGTCCACCTTGGCCTCAAGACCCCGATTGAGATACACACTGGAGTAGATTGTGGTCACACTTCCAAACAGGTCATCACCAGATATCTCTCCAGACCATGCGTGCGTGTACGTGTCCGCTGGAAACACAACACCTCTCTTTGCCAGCCCGTTGAAGAACCGGAAGATGGTGAACCACGGGGGGATGTTATCCCAGAGAAGACGAGTCCGCTCATCACGAATGGCGCCAATTCCGTTCTTGACGCGGTCTTCCACCTCCCCAAGCAGTGTCTTGTAGAAGTCAACCACATAGTCCTTGCCTCGCAGAGAAACAATCGGAGCCATCATGAGGAAACGATCAGCGCAGTTCAATGGACTAGGACGGGTCTTGCACGCTTCAAGACACCTTGTCCAGAGTCGAATGGCTTCAGTAGAGAGGTTGCCCACCTCACGCATCCGCTCGTCCGTCAGCTCGCCTCCAAAGCGGGTTGTGAGGAACTGGACCAGCCTCTCCAAGCCTCTCCGAACGTACCTTGTGTGATGCGGCAACTGAGGACCCTCAAAAGGGGGCGTATCAAGAAGGAAGACTGGTGCGCCGGTCAACTCAGATACTGCGTCGTACCATCTCAGAACTGTCCCACATATGTTGTTACATGCGAGAAGCGCCTGAGGCTTCGGAAGACCGTCTAGCGGACTGGCCTGAGGCCGCAACACCGAGCCTATGCTACAGCGGGCATAGGAGCACAGCTCCTGAGAATAGCCCAGCTCTTCGGCATAGCCACAGACTTCCGGACCCACCTTCTGAGAGCCCACAACTGCACCGTACTGCTCAGGATACGTCACCCCCACATTGAGAGCCACTGGGATCTCGACGGGAAAACCGGAAGTCACCCAAGCCAGTCGCCCGTCTTCGCTGGCTGCGTGGCCTTCCAACATGTAGCGGAACATGACTTGTTGAAGCGCTTCTTGTGTCGCGAGATTCCGGTAGGCCTTCTCTTCGGTCATGGCAATCACACCTCAGACAATTGTTTCAACGAATGTCTGAATTCTCCCCTCCAGTCGAACACGGTCCGAGAACTCCGGGTCTATGGGTAATCGCAAGCACGGGACGCCAACCTCAGAGGCCACTCTCTCCAGGGAAGGTGCCTCGAACTGGTCAGGGTCACAGAATGACTGCTGGCAGACTATCAGACCCTGAACAGACAGACTGCGCAGCACCTGTCTCAGGAAACCGAGCCGGCCCGGCAGTCCCTCCTGAACGGGTTCCGAAGGTGATTGATACAACGCGCGAGCAAGCCCGAGGAAGATGCCCTCGGAGGTGTCTGGGGGAGGCGTGAACACAGTCCTGAAGCCGAACGAGAGAAGGTCAAGAGCTATCAGGGAGTCTCCAAGCTGAGGTACAGATGACACTAGCTCAGCAATGGCCATCGGTTCGACCATTCCTCCTGCCACCACCACAACCGGATGCATTCGTTCAGAGATCTTGATGCCATCCAGGTCCTGCCTTAACAGGGCCTGCTGGACATTCTCTACAACAGACAACTGCCCTGAAGCTGACAGCGCGCTCTTCGTCTTGGACCACAGTGACTCCAATGACTGCGCCGAGGCAGAGACCGGCAGAGTGAGGAACCTGCGAATGGCCTCAGCGAGAGTACCGTAGGAGAGAACATCCGGATTGACCACTCTTGCAGCGTAGAGCATCTGTGCTGAACGACGAAAAATCTGAACGGTCTCCGATGCAGTGCGAAGCAGATCTCTGGACATTGGTGTGCCAAACTCCGACTCCAGGGCCACGCTGAGTAGTCGAAGCTCCTCTGCCAAGAACTCGATAGAGGACTCCTCATCGTTCGACACGGGGTAGGTCAGTCTGAGGACCTTGTCTGTGGGGAAGCGCAGGCGCCACACGTCGCGGACATTCTCCAGAGAGTCACATGTGTTGCCGGGAAACAGAAACCCGGAGTATGGACCAGTGTGGCCTGCGACACGTTGACTGAAGAGATTACGGCTCAGTGAACATGCGAAGGTCTGAAGGCTCCCCTCGAAGGAACCGAGATGACGCGGGTTGGCCCACAGAAGTGACGGGATTATGCCATGTGCCATGATTAGCTCAAGCGGTGCATGCGGATACACGTAGCCGAGGACTCGCTGACCAGATGCATTGAGAGATTCCATCTCTTGTCCAAGGACACTCATTGTGTCTTCGTATCTCAGACCAAAGGCCTCCAGTGGCGCATACTGTCCCGCCTGTCCGGACTTGTCATCCGGAGAACTGCCCGATGAGCTCCAGATGCAGAAACCCCGAGTGGACATGCCTGATGCCAGCACGCACTGGCATGACTTACTCGTGCAGGAGTCGGACTTCTGAACTCAGGTTCAATTCCGGTATGCGGTCGTAGTCAGTGGCCACACTGCGTTTTATCCGTTGTGCCACGTCAGACCGGTCAATCATGTACATGCGAGACCGTTCATGCATCGTCCGGGCGACAGAAGGAGATATCAGACTCGGTGCGGTATGGTACGAATACGTAAATCACTGTGCATAGCTTGAACGGAGCTGTGCAGACTCCAGGAGAGGATTGAATGGAAGAGAAGCTCTGGCACAAGTACAAGTGGCCAAAGAATGTTGCCAAGAGCATACAGTATCGTAATGAACCGATATTCGCTATGCTCGACAGGGCGGCTGAAAAAAGCGGGGACCTGCCGTATACTGTGTTCATGGGAACAAAGCGAACATTCTCGGAGGTCCAAGACCATGCAAATCGCATCGCGAACTTTCTGAGCACCAGGGGTGTGAAGAAGGGTGACCGGGTGGCGATATTCCTGCCCAACGTTCCTCACTTTCCACCAGTGTTCTTCGGAGCACTGAAGACGGGAGCGACTGTAGTGACCTGTAATCCAATGTACAAGGCAGGAGAACTCAATTTCCAGCTGAGGGACTCTGGTGCAACAGTCGTCTTCGTGCTCGATCATCCGACGTTCACCCCCACATGCTACGAGGCCATCAAGGGCACTGATGTGAAGACTGTCGTAGTGTGCAGCGTGAAGTCATTCCTCCCAAAGATGAAGGCGGTAATTGGCAGTGCGATTGGCAAGGTACCAAAGAGCCCCTACTACGAGGAGGACAAGACCTTCTTCTACGACAAGATAATCATGGCACACGAACCGGTGGCGCCTGATGTCAAGATTGACCCGATGAAGGACTTGGCACTCATTCTCTACACTGGTGGCACGACAGGTGTACCAAAGGGTGCGGCATTGCTACACAGTAACCTTGTCTCAAACGTCCAGCAGATCTACGAGTGGGTCAACCTATCACAGGAGGACATCGATGCTCCCGAGAAGATCCAGTATGGGACGGAGGTCTTCGTAGGAGCACTCCCATGGTATCACAGCTACGGTCTCACACTGACCATGCTCATGTCCACCGAACTTGCGGGTCAACTGATATGCATTCCCGACCCTCGAGCAGGCAAGCCACCCCTCTCGGAACTGCTGGCAGAGCTTGAGAGGTACAAGGGAACCATATTGAACTGCGTGCCTGCACTCTATGCGGGCATAGTGAACCATCCCAACGTGAAGAAATACAACCTCAGGTCCATCAAGA
This window of the Candidatus Thorarchaeota archaeon genome carries:
- a CDS encoding long-chain fatty acid--CoA ligase; amino-acid sequence: MEEKLWHKYKWPKNVAKSIQYRNEPIFAMLDRAAEKSGDLPYTVFMGTKRTFSEVQDHANRIANFLSTRGVKKGDRVAIFLPNVPHFPPVFFGALKTGATVVTCNPMYKAGELNFQLRDSGATVVFVLDHPTFTPTCYEAIKGTDVKTVVVCSVKSFLPKMKAVIGSAIGKVPKSPYYEEDKTFFYDKIIMAHEPVAPDVKIDPMKDLALILYTGGTTGVPKGAALLHSNLVSNVQQIYEWVNLSQEDIDAPEKIQYGTEVFVGALPWYHSYGLTLTMLMSTELAGQLICIPDPRAGKPPLSELLAELERYKGTILNCVPALYAGIVNHPNVKKYNLRSIKICSSGAAPLPPELAKRFEEVTGAVLFEGYGLSETSPVTHINPTTRKDRKFGSIGLPVPDTDYKIVDVETGTKELPQGETGEIAVSGPQVMQGYWQKPKENELVFRTIDGKRFFLTGDIGHMDEEGFAVISDRKKDMVNVGGLKAYPREIEDVLYEHPKIAMAAVIGVPREDDPSNEFVKAFVVLKDGVQATPEEILEWSRERMAGYKRPKEVEIVASLPLSQVGKVLRRELREKELKKRGLA
- a CDS encoding 2-hydroxyacyl-CoA dehydratase is translated as MSTRGFCIWSSSGSSPDDKSGQAGQYAPLEAFGLRYEDTMSVLGQEMESLNASGQRVLGYVYPHAPLELIMAHGIIPSLLWANPRHLGSFEGSLQTFACSLSRNLFSQRVAGHTGPYSGFLFPGNTCDSLENVRDVWRLRFPTDKVLRLTYPVSNDEESSIEFLAEELRLLSVALESEFGTPMSRDLLRTASETVQIFRRSAQMLYAARVVNPDVLSYGTLAEAIRRFLTLPVSASAQSLESLWSKTKSALSASGQLSVVENVQQALLRQDLDGIKISERMHPVVVVAGGMVEPMAIAELVSSVPQLGDSLIALDLLSFGFRTVFTPPPDTSEGIFLGLARALYQSPSEPVQEGLPGRLGFLRQVLRSLSVQGLIVCQQSFCDPDQFEAPSLERVASEVGVPCLRLPIDPEFSDRVRLEGRIQTFVETIV
- a CDS encoding 2-oxoacid:acceptor oxidoreductase family protein, which codes for MGRYEIRIGGFGGQGVVTMAVVIGETASLYDGKHVVQTQSYGPEARGGASKSEIIIDDEEIDYPKVLNPDVFVVLSRAAYLNYIQGLKEGGTLILDEDLVKVESQLPEGVKVYKVPATRIADKDVGNKQALNVVMLGAFAAITGAISIEGLRKQVEERWPRFVKMNLLALDLGIKAGQTALAAST
- a CDS encoding 2-hydroxyglutaryl-CoA dehydratase, which translates into the protein MSRRHDAGIGLDIGSTTTKGLILSSTGRVLGSHIMSSGSSVAEATQQVLDILRSVTGIPVEDCPIVSTGYGRGSVASATRTVTEITCHSIGVHLLNPSIRLLIDVGGQDSKAIRIGANGRPSDFELNDKCSAGTGRFLEVMARVLGVAIDELGPLALRSSSPCSISSTCTVFAESEVIGRIGSGDSAEDIAAGIHLAMATKVAALSKRLGIERPVGITGGVSLNPAFRYYLSRLLDCDLWTPENPQLTGALGAATLALEQ
- a CDS encoding 2-oxoacid:ferredoxin oxidoreductase subunit beta, whose amino-acid sequence is MAKYIRTDRMPWIYCPGCSIGIVTNMLIRAIDSIGIDFSKVVVVSGIGCTGRTSGYIKTGTFHTTHGRAIPFATGVKIANPELEVIVVAGDGDLAAIGGNHLIHACRRNVDMTILCVNNFNYGMTGGQFGPTTEHERYSQTSPPPIGNIEHPFNLAKLAASSGATFVARWTAVQVRRATKSIEKGILKKGLSFIEIVGACPTAYGRNNRLGDGVEMHRHLLKVSEIQNGLPPHEAELHYETRIVCGEFVDIEKPEYTEVLRQMHAKLKR
- a CDS encoding 2-hydroxyacyl-CoA dehydratase, producing MTEEKAYRNLATQEALQQVMFRYMLEGHAASEDGRLAWVTSGFPVEIPVALNVGVTYPEQYGAVVGSQKVGPEVCGYAEELGYSQELCSYARCSIGSVLRPQASPLDGLPKPQALLACNNICGTVLRWYDAVSELTGAPVFLLDTPPFEGPQLPHHTRYVRRGLERLVQFLTTRFGGELTDERMREVGNLSTEAIRLWTRCLEACKTRPSPLNCADRFLMMAPIVSLRGKDYVVDFYKTLLGEVEDRVKNGIGAIRDERTRLLWDNIPPWFTIFRFFNGLAKRGVVFPADTYTHAWSGEISGDDLFGSVTTIYSSVYLNRGLEAKVDKMCSLIRDYHLDGFVMFSVRSCKRYSLGQLVTKEMVTERTGVPGVVIEGDMVDSRLFNEAQVQTRIEALLEMLT